The Flavobacterium jumunjinense genome includes a region encoding these proteins:
- a CDS encoding ThiF family adenylyltransferase, which translates to METRYSRNRIYLTEEEQALIKDYPILLGGSGIGSVIAECALRFGFENITIIDGDQVELTNLNRQNYTEEDIAVDKTEALFKRLKQINKNAKITCHNCFLTTANVEEYITGHKIAINALDFSSDVPLVFDKICQEQNIPVLHPYNLGWGGLVTVITPDSLSLSSLAKPNEKFNEVNMVEYASSYSRFWGNPQKWLEDIIEEYKNEKEVLPPPQLSIASWIVAAMCTHLLFNIATEKEFKIFPEFYLQTINN; encoded by the coding sequence ATGGAAACACGATATAGTAGAAACAGAATATACCTTACAGAAGAGGAACAAGCTTTAATTAAGGATTACCCTATATTGCTTGGAGGTAGCGGAATTGGTAGTGTAATTGCAGAATGTGCGCTACGTTTTGGTTTTGAGAATATAACTATTATAGATGGTGATCAGGTTGAATTAACCAACTTGAATAGACAGAACTATACGGAAGAAGATATAGCAGTAGATAAAACAGAGGCACTTTTCAAGAGATTAAAACAGATAAACAAGAATGCGAAGATTACCTGCCATAATTGTTTTCTAACGACAGCTAATGTTGAAGAATACATTACAGGTCATAAAATCGCTATTAATGCATTAGATTTCTCGTCTGATGTTCCATTAGTGTTCGACAAAATTTGTCAAGAACAAAACATACCCGTTTTACATCCTTACAATTTAGGATGGGGAGGTTTAGTAACCGTAATTACACCAGATAGTTTATCATTAAGTTCTTTAGCAAAACCCAATGAAAAGTTTAATGAGGTTAATATGGTAGAATATGCTTCGAGTTATTCCAGATTTTGGGGAAATCCACAAAAATGGTTAGAAGATATTATTGAGGAGTATAAAAACGAAAAAGAAGTTTTACCGCCACCACAACTTTCTATTGCTTCTTGGATAGTTGCTGCAATGTGTACCCATTTACTTTTTAATATTGCTACAGAAAAAGAATTTAAAATTTTTCCAGAGTTTTATCTACAAACAATAAACAATTAA
- a CDS encoding histone deacetylase family protein, whose protein sequence is MFPIAYHPIYKHPLPEGHRFPMLKYELLPQQLLHEGIAEASDFFEPEICKIEPILNIHTEEYVNHLLNLSLNPRSARKIGFPLSAALVERELRIAEGTIVGAQKALTTKVSFNIAGGTHHAYSTHGEAFCLLNDQAIAAQFLLDKKFATKILIIDLDVHQGNGTAEIFQGNSSVFTFSTHGKTNYPFKKEKSDLDIAFENNTTDDAFLTIIQSIIPKLINEQKPDFIFYLAGVDILESDKLGKLSCSIDGCKKRDEIVFNLCSQFQIPVQVSMGGGYSPDIKTIIDAHANTYKAAKSIF, encoded by the coding sequence ATGTTCCCAATTGCATATCACCCAATATATAAACATCCTCTACCCGAAGGACATCGTTTTCCCATGTTAAAATATGAATTGTTACCACAACAATTACTACATGAAGGAATTGCAGAAGCCTCTGATTTTTTTGAACCAGAAATCTGTAAAATTGAACCAATACTAAATATTCACACAGAAGAATATGTAAACCATTTACTAAACTTAAGTCTCAACCCTAGATCTGCACGAAAAATTGGCTTTCCACTTTCCGCAGCATTAGTGGAACGTGAATTAAGAATTGCAGAAGGAACAATTGTCGGTGCTCAAAAAGCATTAACGACTAAAGTTTCATTTAATATTGCTGGTGGAACTCATCATGCTTATTCTACTCATGGCGAAGCCTTTTGTTTATTAAACGATCAAGCTATTGCTGCACAATTTCTTCTTGATAAAAAATTCGCTACAAAAATTTTAATAATTGATTTAGACGTACATCAAGGAAATGGAACAGCCGAAATTTTTCAAGGAAATTCAAGTGTTTTTACTTTTTCAACACATGGAAAAACGAATTACCCTTTCAAAAAGGAAAAATCCGACTTAGATATTGCATTTGAAAATAACACAACTGATGATGCGTTTTTAACGATAATACAAAGCATAATTCCAAAACTAATTAATGAACAAAAACCAGATTTCATCTTCTATTTAGCTGGTGTTGATATTTTAGAAAGCGATAAACTTGGCAAACTATCTTGTTCTATTGATGGATGCAAAAAAAGAGATGAAATTGTATTCAATCTTTGTTCTCAATTTCAAATTCCTGTACAAGTTTCTATGGGTGGTGGTTATTCACCAGATATTAAAACTATTATTGATGCTCATGCAAATACATATAAAGCAGCAAAATCTATATTTTAA
- a CDS encoding YfiT family bacillithiol transferase, with translation MNLQKLKFPIGEFETPNTISTKELENWIATITNFPKEVETITSNLTIQQLNWLYRPKGWNIKQVVHHCSDSHINAFMRFKLALTEENPTIKPYAEDVWANLVDGSNDDISHSMMILKAIHYKWSLILNAMTNEDWERTYFHPESKKSFQLKEVASLYAWHCNHHLAHIKQALAYKNQFEE, from the coding sequence ATGAATCTACAAAAACTAAAATTTCCAATTGGAGAATTTGAAACACCAAACACCATTTCTACAAAAGAATTAGAAAATTGGATAGCAACAATTACTAATTTCCCAAAAGAAGTAGAGACAATAACTAGTAACTTAACTATTCAACAATTAAATTGGTTGTATCGTCCAAAGGGTTGGAACATCAAACAAGTAGTACATCATTGTTCCGATAGTCATATCAATGCATTTATGCGATTTAAATTGGCTCTCACAGAAGAGAATCCAACTATAAAACCTTATGCAGAAGATGTCTGGGCAAATTTAGTTGATGGTTCAAACGATGATATTTCTCATTCTATGATGATTTTAAAAGCCATTCATTACAAGTGGTCTTTAATCCTAAATGCAATGACAAATGAAGATTGGGAAAGAACCTATTTTCATCCAGAATCTAAAAAATCGTTCCAATTAAAAGAAGTTGCGAGTTTATATGCATGGCATTGTAATCATCATTTGGCACATATTAAACAAGCTTTAGCCTATAAAAATCAGTTTGAAGAATGA
- a CDS encoding DUF6265 family protein encodes MKKLLFLFLLICFSNFAQNTLHYNDEKGSEKATLEDIKWLAGNWKGEAFGGQFEENWSAPSGGSMLFSFKLVSDGKIAFYELGHIVEKDNTLLYQIKHFDGNLKGWEEKDKSEDFRFIKKEKNRMYFDNFTFEKISNNEVNVYAYFEDSKKEVVFNFKK; translated from the coding sequence ATGAAGAAGCTTCTTTTCCTTTTCTTATTAATATGCTTCTCTAATTTTGCACAAAACACCTTGCATTATAATGATGAAAAAGGTTCAGAAAAAGCCACGCTCGAAGACATTAAATGGCTTGCTGGCAATTGGAAAGGAGAAGCGTTTGGAGGACAATTTGAAGAAAACTGGAGTGCACCCTCTGGTGGCTCAATGCTGTTTAGTTTCAAACTCGTTTCAGATGGTAAAATTGCATTCTATGAATTAGGTCACATTGTAGAGAAAGACAATACTTTGTTGTATCAAATTAAACATTTCGATGGTAACTTAAAAGGTTGGGAAGAAAAAGACAAATCCGAAGATTTTAGATTCATCAAAAAAGAAAAAAACAGAATGTATTTTGACAACTTCACGTTTGAAAAAATATCCAACAATGAAGTGAATGTCTATGCCTATTTTGAAGATTCTAAAAAAGAAGTTGTGTTTAATTTTAAGAAGTGA
- a CDS encoding NAD(P)H-binding protein produces MNKQISILGCGWLGLPLAKALIENGFSVKGSTTSENKLSLLETNKIQPYLVSLFENKIEGNITDFLNDSEILIIDIPPGLRRDTSISFVNKIKLLITEIEKSGVKKIIFISSTSVYSDTFPIKEITEETPTNPDTESGRQLVKVEKLLVKNTHFDSTIIRFGGLIGEDRHPIKYLAGKENVENPDAPINFVHQEDCIGIIEGVIEKKLELNPSDKMQNNQVFNVVAPEHPKRIEYYHKKAKKMNLALPTFAKNSTSKGKIISSKKIESLLSYTFKKEI; encoded by the coding sequence ATGAATAAACAAATTTCCATACTAGGTTGTGGTTGGTTAGGATTGCCTTTAGCCAAAGCATTAATTGAAAACGGTTTTTCGGTTAAAGGTTCAACTACTTCAGAAAATAAACTTTCATTATTAGAAACCAATAAAATTCAACCGTATTTAGTTTCTCTATTCGAAAACAAGATAGAAGGAAATATAACTGATTTTTTAAACGATTCTGAAATTTTAATTATCGATATTCCACCTGGGTTGAGGAGGGATACTTCTATTTCATTCGTAAATAAAATAAAATTATTAATTACTGAAATTGAAAAGTCTGGTGTAAAAAAAATAATTTTCATTAGTTCCACTTCTGTTTATAGTGATACCTTTCCGATTAAAGAAATTACAGAAGAAACACCAACAAATCCAGATACTGAAAGTGGCAGACAATTGGTTAAAGTTGAAAAATTATTAGTAAAAAACACTCATTTTGACTCAACTATAATCCGATTTGGCGGATTGATTGGTGAAGATCGACATCCTATTAAATACCTTGCAGGAAAAGAAAATGTTGAAAATCCAGATGCTCCTATTAATTTTGTTCATCAAGAAGATTGTATTGGAATTATTGAAGGTGTTATTGAGAAAAAACTCGAACTAAATCCATCCGACAAAATGCAAAATAATCAAGTCTTTAATGTTGTTGCTCCTGAACATCCAAAAAGGATAGAATATTATCACAAAAAAGCTAAAAAAATGAATTTAGCTTTACCTACATTTGCAAAAAATTCTACAAGTAAGGGTAAAATCATTTCAAGCAAAAAAATTGAATCTTTATTATCTTATACTTTCAAAAAAGAGATTTAA
- a CDS encoding DMT family transporter produces the protein MAYFSVFHEYIKRKKSAVGLPFIALCWISFFWGTTWIASKEGVKHMPAMQLVAIRQLFGGLIYLAYFLIKKAPWPNKRQWRNILILSILNFMLSNGLSTWGVKYISSGLGAIIGSIFPLWIVVISFFRGEKISWRAALGLVICFSGICVIFYDYLNDFLEPEFRFGIILSIIATFTWALSSIYIRENKTNFNPYFSLGLQMLISCVAIFSVIETTGETVPLSEIPAISWWSIGYLVVFGSVLTFIAFIYALENLPKEVSSLYAYINPMVALFFGYILFNEPLTVSIAIGGAVTLIGLFLVNKAIKKA, from the coding sequence ATGGCTTATTTTAGTGTTTTTCACGAATATATTAAAAGAAAAAAAAGTGCTGTTGGTTTACCTTTTATTGCACTTTGTTGGATTAGTTTTTTTTGGGGCACCACATGGATTGCATCTAAGGAAGGTGTAAAACATATGCCTGCCATGCAATTAGTAGCTATCCGTCAGTTGTTTGGCGGGCTCATTTATTTAGCTTATTTCCTAATTAAGAAAGCACCTTGGCCAAACAAAAGACAATGGAGAAATATTCTCATATTGAGTATTTTAAACTTTATGTTGAGTAATGGTTTAAGCACTTGGGGCGTGAAATATATTTCTAGTGGTTTGGGTGCTATTATTGGTTCTATTTTTCCACTTTGGATCGTTGTTATCAGTTTTTTTAGAGGAGAAAAAATATCTTGGAGAGCTGCTTTAGGTTTGGTAATTTGTTTTTCTGGAATTTGTGTTATTTTTTATGATTACCTCAACGACTTTTTAGAACCAGAATTTCGATTTGGTATAATATTGTCTATTATTGCTACTTTTACTTGGGCATTATCTTCTATCTATATTCGAGAAAACAAAACTAATTTTAACCCTTATTTTAGTTTAGGATTGCAAATGCTAATTTCTTGTGTTGCTATTTTTAGTGTAATTGAAACTACAGGAGAAACTGTACCATTATCTGAAATCCCAGCTATTTCATGGTGGTCCATCGGCTATTTAGTGGTTTTTGGTTCTGTACTAACATTTATTGCCTTCATCTATGCTTTAGAGAATCTTCCTAAAGAAGTGAGTAGTTTATATGCTTATATTAACCCTATGGTTGCTTTATTTTTTGGTTATATATTGTTTAACGAACCTTTAACTGTTTCTATAGCAATTGGAGGTGCTGTTACTCTTATTGGTCTATTCCTTGTCAATAAAGCAATTAAAAAGGCATAA
- a CDS encoding ExbD/TolR family protein yields MAVNTLAKRIHFKQNIPISKFRLWCGFSIGLLLSFSIYQFFVLGRDLLRLLTFSDHFNYLDFSENELLFYNLFYAFLALIIGQSFFLKIIFDTSKKFGEKRIQFKRKKIVHNQNIWIWFFLLWIFRFATMYSFLNMVGFGQKVNYAPVFYEYFSFYEEYLYLFVLIVLVLFLQSWQGLGLTIRNYFKYLMGSFLLISVLAFGFSQINLVDFESYFKEKHSQNPYIKGNIHLPKVRFTESLSLKHKEKEIFITKDLKIIYNNKVLDSVSLIKNLKDEYYYDNSSTFNPFVQLNVDENISMKNLNKILRIINRNSNYQVAFAAYPKEIKLKEAIYQEHSVGLFENNSFKLNYENLITLHLTNENEILLNNNPISCNEIANTIAKKIAENENYLISIELPEKPLFFHYMQLLSYSREGYLKACQIIGREKGVDDFTIAYFPNQILYFYMVEAKQLELISKIDFNNLPLPILEFEDEEIYE; encoded by the coding sequence ATGGCAGTAAATACTTTAGCTAAACGAATTCATTTTAAACAAAATATTCCTATTTCAAAATTCAGACTATGGTGTGGTTTTTCAATAGGTTTGTTACTTAGTTTTTCAATTTACCAATTTTTTGTTTTAGGTAGAGATTTACTTCGTTTACTTACTTTTAGTGATCATTTCAATTATTTAGATTTTTCTGAAAACGAATTACTTTTTTATAATTTATTCTATGCTTTTTTAGCTTTAATTATTGGACAAAGTTTTTTTCTAAAAATTATTTTCGACACCAGTAAAAAATTTGGAGAAAAACGAATTCAATTCAAGCGGAAAAAAATAGTGCACAACCAAAATATATGGATTTGGTTTTTCTTGTTATGGATTTTTAGATTCGCAACCATGTATAGTTTTTTAAATATGGTTGGTTTTGGACAAAAAGTAAATTATGCTCCTGTTTTTTATGAGTATTTTAGTTTTTATGAAGAATATCTTTATTTGTTTGTATTGATTGTACTTGTATTATTTCTTCAATCGTGGCAAGGGTTAGGTTTAACCATTCGCAATTATTTCAAATACTTAATGGGCTCTTTTCTATTAATTTCCGTTTTAGCTTTTGGTTTTAGCCAAATTAACTTAGTTGATTTTGAATCTTATTTTAAAGAAAAACATTCTCAAAATCCTTATATAAAAGGAAATATCCACTTACCAAAAGTCCGTTTTACTGAATCACTTTCATTAAAACATAAAGAGAAAGAAATTTTTATAACTAAAGATTTAAAAATTATTTACAACAATAAAGTACTCGATTCTGTTTCCCTAATCAAAAATCTAAAAGATGAGTATTATTATGATAATTCAAGTACTTTCAACCCTTTTGTTCAGTTAAATGTAGATGAAAATATTTCTATGAAAAATCTTAATAAAATACTAAGAATAATAAATCGAAATTCAAATTATCAGGTCGCTTTTGCTGCATATCCAAAAGAAATAAAATTAAAAGAGGCTATTTACCAAGAACATTCTGTTGGTCTATTTGAAAATAATTCTTTTAAGCTTAACTATGAAAATCTTATTACTTTACATTTAACAAATGAAAATGAAATTCTTTTAAACAACAATCCTATTTCTTGTAATGAAATTGCAAATACTATTGCTAAAAAAATAGCTGAAAATGAAAATTATTTAATTTCAATAGAACTCCCAGAAAAACCATTGTTTTTCCACTATATGCAACTTCTTTCCTATTCAAGAGAAGGATATCTTAAAGCTTGTCAAATTATTGGTAGAGAAAAAGGAGTTGATGATTTTACAATAGCATATTTTCCAAATCAAATTTTATATTTTTATATGGTTGAAGCTAAACAATTAGAGTTAATATCAAAAATAGATTTCAATAATTTACCATTACCTATATTAGAATTCGAAGATGAAGAAATATATGAATAA
- a CDS encoding GNAT family N-acetyltransferase, which produces MNEIQLVTERTKLRLIQHTDLDFIHELHSLTETDEYNTLGIPKDIEETKSIITPWIEENKKTEIVNYTFIIKQQSDNKSIGLFGIKIGNKKYNRAEIWYKIHSDFWNKGYATEVVNSIIIFCFDELKLHRIQAGCAVGNLGSIKVLEKVGMTREGRCRQILPLKSGWSDNFEYAILESDSRKNKF; this is translated from the coding sequence ATGAATGAAATTCAATTAGTAACTGAAAGAACGAAATTAAGATTGATTCAGCACACGGATTTAGATTTCATTCATGAATTACATTCGTTAACTGAAACCGACGAATACAATACCTTAGGAATTCCAAAAGATATTGAAGAAACAAAATCCATCATTACACCTTGGATTGAAGAAAATAAAAAAACTGAAATAGTCAATTATACTTTTATAATTAAACAACAAAGTGACAATAAGAGTATCGGTTTGTTTGGAATAAAAATCGGAAATAAGAAATACAATAGAGCAGAAATATGGTACAAGATTCACTCCGATTTTTGGAATAAAGGGTATGCCACTGAAGTAGTAAACAGTATCATTATTTTCTGCTTTGATGAATTAAAATTACACCGAATTCAAGCAGGTTGTGCTGTGGGAAATTTGGGTTCGATTAAAGTTTTAGAAAAAGTTGGAATGACAAGAGAAGGACGTTGCCGACAAATATTACCATTAAAATCGGGTTGGTCGGATAATTTTGAATATGCCATTCTCGAAAGTGATTCAAGAAAGAATAAATTTTAA
- a CDS encoding HAD family hydrolase: MNFSPKTIAFDADDTLWHNEPYFDEAQERFCELFQDYASSQEILGSILNHQVKNLPLYGFGIKAFTLSMIETALQLTKHQISGKGIEKIIAIGNDLLLKPVELLPNVEEVLKALQGNYKLIVATKGDLKDQHRKLHDSGLGHYFHHIEVLSDKKEIDYEKMLGRLDIRAKDFLMIGNSLKSDVLPILNIGGYGIHIPYHTTWEYEKIDFKVEHEKFLALSNISDVKTVLNS, translated from the coding sequence ATGAATTTCTCTCCAAAAACTATAGCTTTCGATGCAGATGATACGCTTTGGCACAACGAACCTTATTTTGATGAAGCGCAAGAGCGTTTTTGCGAATTATTTCAAGATTATGCTTCTAGTCAAGAAATTTTAGGTTCAATATTAAATCACCAAGTTAAAAACTTGCCATTATATGGTTTTGGAATTAAAGCTTTTACATTGTCAATGATTGAAACTGCTTTACAATTAACCAAACATCAAATATCAGGAAAAGGAATCGAAAAGATAATTGCTATAGGTAATGATTTATTACTAAAGCCTGTAGAGTTATTACCCAATGTTGAAGAAGTCTTAAAAGCCCTGCAAGGAAATTACAAACTAATTGTTGCAACTAAAGGAGATTTAAAAGACCAACATAGAAAATTACACGACTCCGGTTTAGGTCATTATTTTCACCATATTGAAGTTTTAAGCGACAAGAAAGAAATAGATTATGAGAAAATGCTAGGTCGTTTGGATATTCGAGCGAAAGATTTTTTAATGATTGGAAATTCTCTAAAATCGGATGTTTTACCTATTTTAAATATTGGTGGTTATGGAATTCATATTCCGTACCATACTACTTGGGAATATGAAAAAATTGATTTTAAAGTTGAACACGAAAAGTTTTTAGCGCTTTCAAATATTAGCGATGTAAAAACAGTTTTAAATTCATAA
- a CDS encoding single-stranded DNA-binding protein, which produces MKNKVQLIGHVGQEPEIKTLDAGKKIANLSIATNEVYYRDNGDKVEKTEWHRVTAWGKTADIIEKYVTKGKEIGIEGRLSNRSYDDKEGVKRYVTEIIAHEVLLLGK; this is translated from the coding sequence ATGAAAAACAAAGTGCAATTAATCGGACACGTTGGTCAAGAACCAGAAATTAAAACATTAGATGCTGGAAAAAAAATAGCTAATTTATCTATAGCTACTAATGAAGTATATTATCGTGACAATGGTGATAAAGTTGAAAAAACAGAATGGCACCGTGTTACTGCTTGGGGGAAAACAGCCGATATTATTGAAAAATATGTTACTAAAGGTAAAGAAATAGGTATCGAAGGAAGATTATCAAACAGAAGTTATGATGACAAAGAAGGTGTTAAGCGTTATGTTACCGAAATAATAGCGCATGAAGTTTTGCTTTTAGGGAAATAA
- a CDS encoding carbon-nitrogen hydrolase family protein: protein MSSTIKKVALRNLQIEDYKELKKSMIESYPEMAGSYWKEDDIKKLLKVFPEGQLVIVADGVVVGSALSILVTENFAFKTKTYKDITGNYTFSTHNEFGDVLYGIDVFINPNYRGLRLGRRLYDARKELCEQLNLRSIIFAGRIPSYGKYANEITPKVYIEKVKKKEVYDPVLSFQLSNDFHEVRVLKNYLAGDSESLEYAVLLEWNNIYYEDNKKLINVDKSVVRLGLIQWQMRSLNNLDALFEQAEFFIDAVSGYGSDFALFPELFTAPLMADYNHLSEAEAIKELAKHTDAIREKFQKYAISYNINIISGSMPYLEGGHVFNVGFLCRRDGTYEMYRKIHITPNEVFHWGMTGGDIIQTFDTDCGKIGIVICYDVEFPELSRLMANEGMNILFVPFLTDTQNGYTRVKHCAQARAIENECYVAIAGCVGNLPKVNNMDIQYAQAAVFTPSDFAFPSNGIKAEATPNTEMTLIVDVDINLLKELHEHGSVNTMKDRRHDLYQLKKLK from the coding sequence ATGTCAAGTACAATTAAGAAAGTAGCATTAAGAAATTTACAGATTGAAGATTACAAAGAATTAAAGAAATCAATGATTGAGTCATATCCAGAAATGGCAGGTTCATATTGGAAAGAAGACGATATTAAAAAGCTATTAAAAGTTTTTCCAGAAGGACAACTGGTTATTGTAGCAGACGGTGTTGTTGTTGGTTCTGCTTTATCTATTTTAGTAACTGAAAATTTTGCCTTCAAAACAAAAACATATAAAGATATTACAGGAAACTATACATTTTCGACTCATAATGAATTTGGAGATGTTTTATATGGCATAGATGTTTTTATCAATCCTAATTACAGAGGTCTACGTTTAGGAAGAAGACTTTACGACGCTAGAAAAGAATTATGTGAACAATTAAACCTTCGTTCCATTATTTTTGCAGGAAGAATACCTAGTTATGGAAAATACGCAAACGAAATTACCCCAAAAGTTTACATAGAAAAAGTAAAGAAAAAAGAAGTATACGATCCTGTTTTATCCTTTCAGTTAAGCAATGATTTCCATGAAGTTCGTGTACTAAAAAATTATTTAGCAGGAGATTCAGAATCATTAGAATATGCTGTATTATTAGAATGGAATAACATTTATTATGAAGACAACAAAAAACTAATCAATGTAGATAAAAGTGTTGTTCGTTTAGGTTTAATACAGTGGCAAATGCGCTCCTTGAACAACTTAGACGCTTTATTCGAACAAGCCGAATTCTTTATTGATGCTGTCTCTGGTTATGGAAGCGATTTTGCTTTATTTCCCGAATTATTCACAGCTCCATTAATGGCAGATTATAATCATCTTTCAGAAGCTGAAGCTATAAAGGAATTAGCAAAACATACTGATGCTATTCGTGAAAAATTTCAAAAATATGCTATATCCTATAATATTAATATCATTAGTGGCAGTATGCCTTATTTAGAAGGCGGACACGTATTTAATGTTGGTTTTCTATGTAGAAGAGATGGGACTTATGAAATGTATCGTAAAATTCACATCACTCCAAATGAAGTTTTCCATTGGGGAATGACCGGTGGAGACATAATTCAAACTTTCGATACTGACTGTGGAAAAATTGGAATTGTAATTTGTTATGATGTTGAATTTCCAGAATTATCGCGTTTAATGGCAAATGAAGGTATGAATATTTTATTTGTTCCTTTCCTTACAGACACACAGAATGGTTACACACGTGTGAAACATTGTGCACAAGCTAGAGCGATCGAAAATGAGTGTTATGTTGCCATTGCAGGTTGTGTGGGTAATTTACCAAAAGTAAATAATATGGATATTCAATATGCACAAGCTGCTGTGTTTACCCCTTCTGATTTTGCTTTCCCAAGTAATGGAATCAAAGCAGAGGCAACACCAAACACTGAAATGACATTAATTGTAGATGTTGATATTAACTTATTAAAGGAGCTACATGAACATGGTAGTGTAAATACCATGAAAGACAGAAGGCACGATTTGTACCAACTTAAAAAGCTAAAATAA